The Vigna radiata var. radiata cultivar VC1973A unplaced genomic scaffold, Vradiata_ver6 scaffold_381, whole genome shotgun sequence genome includes a window with the following:
- the LOC111240885 gene encoding uncharacterized protein LOC111240885, translating to MDINGWEEELDAWRRRGALENMGWHREALYNIRSKSEDLLQGERAAITVELCEMKKVHLQDLPNLRKFSSGNTLKWSSLENVVLKDCPKVKKFGLGMIKESELKSILITENEEQIDPHTKLPYLFELSIPELLKNHLQQITYSQVHCWWKN from the exons atggaCATAAATGG ATGGGAGGAAGAACTTGATGCTTGGAGGAGACGTGGTGCACTGGAAAATATGGGCTGGCACAGGGAGGCCTTATATAATATAAGG TCGAAAAGTGAGGATCTTCTTCAGGGAGAAAGAGCTGCAATTACAGTTGAATTATGCGAAATGAAGAAAGTGcatcttcaagatttaccaaatCTAAGAAAGTTTTCCTCAGGAAACACTCTTAAATGGTCATCCTTAGAGAATGTGGTTTTGAAGGACTGTCCCAAAGTGAAGAAGTTTGGTTTGGGAATGATAAAAGAATCAGAGTTAAAATCGATTCTAATAACAGAAAATGAAGAGCAAATTGACCCTCACACCAAGCTTCCATATCTTTTTGAATTATCG ATTCCAGAGCTCTTGAAGAATCATCTACAACAAATTACTTATTCCCAAGTCCA TTGTTGGTGGAAAAATTGA